A genomic region of Mugil cephalus isolate CIBA_MC_2020 chromosome 5, CIBA_Mcephalus_1.1, whole genome shotgun sequence contains the following coding sequences:
- the igbp1 gene encoding immunoglobulin-binding protein 1 encodes MAESEDSNNMGQSSNADGNPLSLTDLLDGGWKIFEEVDSTNKPLGSTAVQARVEEGVRMLQEASRMVAQLDLFSRNEELEEIATTDLKYLLLPALLGALNMKRTRQDARLEIVVASRAYFLDFLRRCKEYNVARFELPDTNTSNDEASEDGESKAMSAPSAPDLVAMATQRQAKIERYRRKKELEAKLSDVRKAVDSGQADDEVIREFYLLSVRRWIAVCLEEMESIDQEIEILQKMDVLKHSAAKQPAQPARPPMKPFVLTKDAVQARVFGAGYPSLATMTVDDWYDQHRKHGALPDQGIPKRIPVDEDTDAKEREEEEKEKKVENDDEEALVKARTWDDWKDTHPRGYGNRHNMG; translated from the exons ATGGCGGAAAGCGAAGACAGCAACAACATGGGCCAATCCTCAAATGCAGATGGAAACCCTCTTAGCTTAACAGATTTACTAGACGGCGGCTGGAAAATATTCGAAGAGGTGGACAGCACAAACAAACCCCTGGGCTCGACCGCTGTCCAGGCCCGGGTCGAAGAAGGAGTCCGCATGTTGCAGGAAGCCTCCAGGATGGTGGCTCAGCTCGACCTGTTCAGTCGCaatgaggagctggaggagatcgCCACGACAGACCTGAAATATCTGCTCCTGCCCGCCCTGCTAGGGGCTCTCAACATGAAACGCACCAGGCAGGACGCACGGCTGGAGATAGTGGTCGCATCCCGGGCTTATTTTCTGGATTTCCTGAGGAGGTGTAAAGAGTATAACGTAGCGCGGTTTGAGCTGccggacacaaacacaagcaacGACGAAGCGTCGGAGGATGGAGAATCTAAAGCAATG tcGGCCCCCTCCGCCCCGGACCTGGTCGCCATGGCGACCCAGCGACAGGCCAAGATCGAGCGGTACCGTCGcaagaaggagctggaggccaAACTGTCGGACGTCCGGAAAGCCGTGGACAGCGGACAGGCCGACGACGAAGTCATCAGAGAGTTCTACCTCCTGAGCGTCCGGAGGTGGATCGCCGTGtgtctggaggagatggagagcatCGACCAGGAGATAGAGATTCTCCAAAAGATGGACGTTCTGAAGCACAGCGCTGCCAAGCAGCCGGCTCAGCCAGCCAGGCCTCCCATGAAACCGTTTGTCCTCACCAAGGACGCTGTGCAG gcgCGGGTGTTTGGGGCTGGTTACCCCAGCCTTGCCACCATGACAGTAGACGACTGGTACGACCAACACAGGAAACACGGAGCCCTGCCCGACCAGGGTATACCCAAGAGGATCCCCGTGGATGAGGACACTGACGccaaggagagggaggaggaagaaaaggagaaaaaggtgGAAAACGACGACGAAGAGGCTCTGGTGAAAGCCAGAACTTGGGACGACTGGAAAGACACTCACCCTCGAGGCTACGGGAACCGACACAACATGGGCTAA